The following proteins are encoded in a genomic region of Pagrus major chromosome 16, Pma_NU_1.0:
- the LOC141010019 gene encoding uncharacterized protein isoform X2 has protein sequence MSNRDSLGVGDILPQDVVDIFAQEKHTKRGRKKRSHSLGRALGWLKGKKRKDLDAKGQRLGLGPALDLALDGHPAGPQGGHKGGQKSGRQAHPQAAPRRDDDDKTPAPPLFQENVFIEASRPRYLENLHTEALEGLKMMQQEETNNAVEYLDNESTISSMTIHTDGDGGGFMTDSTIADSTSVVSVQSSVSSRSSRSGLTRQGSTFRPLNSGKKSKTRRKHRKTVAGIPQHVQRELGLDRGGWTVAHRLDEEQHYNGESDESPTTDGPQHAAKSQQGANSNLQDMDVIQPLNKEQLEQLGATHAGHRDDLALLHCLGPDLSGEQRPRSLAVPWLTSANSLQQEPPSPVMSMSPQAMYMSKIIPNAVLPPSIDVVEISRGRSRNSVRTVSKSSLLLSSPSSSRASSRASHTRDNSSRASSRASTITSASRYKPPNMSDSSCWSNSESSETLVSDSSTISSSSTPRQKRSQDGDGSAKEDKVSVHSSKASNCTSNGNLMNKGGEMKKDGQFARSLSVIKSKKAPPPPNRSYSLHNKMKRRSRDLAEVRVTSGESALHTISASGDENEKNKSGSSPMPSKKIDSPGYHADTSSLEDSTGSVSFSPIRSQLQAEKAEEAAKVEGTVSKDASQEKQEPLQENKLSKTVSPSSGYSSQDATSARLSKPPHSSSPRHKRGLLAKLQRFFPGSTPPASPQPPPAQPEAAENTKSTVDLKPDTPVDRLDTASVSPSVRALRKLFDIPPPPTIHAPPPPPPEVWSQSKHSIELLLGPPAPGKTYAIIKKNPKDRRQQRNSPSASPDGSAKSLVVERKHKNQTITAESVNGSLHVLESKKVQESGILNAEIHKEKNERLAEQHVDVKGNRKVIEKDGKVRASDLLSGMLVKAAERREGRLATVREEEAKKTSTQTTEVDTVPAISLAHIPPPPSSLVHNPLQPKLAVVSPESSWPPPPPPMGLDGHDEIDFPLPPPPMFGEEGLIIPVEVPPERFTPDGHSSSTTTSVLSVVKTECVRVTTEAEPQKPSTSQGVVQQPLTIPPPPPYSAPPPPLEAVFSNNITRVSPPPPLPPPKEFALPPPKEVPPRPPKEVSLPQPKLVSPSPPKEVSPPPPPPPPKEVSPPPPPKEVSPPPPPKEVSPPPPPKEVSPPPPPKEVSPPPPPKEVSPPPPPKEVSPPPPIEVYVPPTIELSPPLPKEVTPLPPIEFSLTPPPKEIPPSPPREVSPPPPPKEVSPPPTIKVSPERPSDPSPPQIPEDPPLLVKDFSSTLVTVVSPSPVEEVSTLSTEEVSPPSSQENAHQSSEEETPVSELAPPQSIPSPPPLQSQLQSSEQDIVLLEENVPSHSILTPPNSIPPPPPVQLEIIPPTTVGPSTQEASHSPPPEVSNPPPTENSLTTETSPVNTPPLPVEGLASISEQQPSPASTENQTPEQTSAPVAQEEPTRGVTPSLLETVKLRSVNSSPEPPTAQEQPQAEVTMRNEQPSNQVPTSSASSEAPQKPIRRSLIITSSPPTSPPAIVISQPAFPKSQSLVVPPVSASTVLSPTKKSPPAMTASRSMNLQEAIRLRTAARSQASPGSRLSLHSPTSPKDPLKSPTSTASFIFSKTNKRMVIDAKPAPEAKATIQKNLEVSSVTKEVGEAEKGVKVPPPVAKKPKTKGKEIETDEVTEQTAGQEALQENIIDAAEKTNGTAGTVEGGMPSA, from the exons ATGTCTAACCGTGACTCGCTGGGGGTTGGAGACATTCTTCCCCAGGATGTGGTTGATATTTTTGCCCAGGAGAAGCATACCAAAAGGGGCCGTAAGAAGCGCAGTCACTCCCTGGGCCGGGCTTTGGGCTGGCTGAAGGGCAAGAAGAGAAAGGATCTGGACGCTAAGGGGCAGAGACTGGGTCTCGGCCCTGCACTCGACTTGGCTCTGGATGGACACCCTGCTGGGCCTCAGGGTGGACACAAAGGAGGACAGAAGTCAGGAAGGCAGGCTCATCCACAAG CTGCCCCAAGGCGAGACGACGATGACAAGACCCCGGCACCCCCCTTGTTCCAGGAGAACGTGTTCATTGAGGCCAGCAGGCCGAGGTACCTGGAGAACCTTCACACTGAGGCCCTGGAGGGGttaaaaatgatgcagcagGAAG AAACCAATAATGCAGTGGAGTACCTGGATAATGAAAGCACAATT TCATCAATGACGATCCACACAGACGGGGATGGTGGAGGGTTTATGACCGACAGCACCATTGCTGACTCAACTTCAGTCGTCTCTGTGCAGTCATCCGTGTCCTCAAGATCTTCCCGCTCTGGACTCACCAGGCAAG GATCAACATTCAGGCCCTTGAACTCTGGGAAAAAGTCCAAGACaaggagaaaacacaggaaGACTGTTGCGGGGATCCCACAGCATGTTCAGAGAGAACTGG GCCTGGACAGAGGGGGTTGGACAGTGGCTCACAGGTTAGATGAGGAGCAGCATTATAATGGTGAATCTGACGAAAGCCCAACGACTGATGGGCCACAGCATGCAGCAAAGTCACAACAAGGAGCCAATTCCAACCTTCAAGACATGGATGTCATCCAGCCCCTCAACAAAGAGCAACTAGAGCAGCTCGGTGCCACCCATGCTGGTCATAGGGATGACCTGGCCCTGCTGCACTGCTTGGGCCCTGACTTGTCAGGCGAGCAGAGGCCTCGGTCCCTGGCCGTTCCCTGGTTGACCTCTGCCAACAGCCTCCAGCAGGAGCCGCCCAGCCCTGTCATGTCCATGTCACCCCAGGCTATGTACATGTCCAAAATCATCCCCAATGCTGTGTTGCCACCCTCCATCGACGTGGTGGAGATCAGCCGTGGACGGAGTCGCAACAGCGTCCGCACCGTCAGCAAGAGCAGCCTGTTGCTGTCCAGCCCATCCTCCTCCCGTGCTTCCTCTCGAGCCTCTCATACCAGAGACAATTCCTCCAGGGCCTCCTCCAGagcctccaccatcacctccgcCTCTCGCTACAAGCCTCCCAATATGTCTGACAGCTCTTGTTGGAGCAACTCTGAGTCCTCAGAGACCTTGGTATCTGACTCCTCAAccatctccagcagcagcaccccCAGACAGAAGAGGTCCCAGGATGGAGATGGCTCGGCTAAAGAGGACAAAGTCAGCGTTCACTCCTCCAAGGCTTCAAATTGCACCTCCAATGGCAATCTCATGAATAAGGGAGGCGAGATGAAAAAAGATGGACAGTTTGCACGTAGCCTCTCTGTCATAAAGTCTAAGaaggctcctcctcctccaaaccGATCCTATTCCCTTCACAATAAGATGAAGCGACGGTCACGTGATCTGGCAGAGGTGAGGGTCACTTCAGGGGAATCTGCTCTCCATACCATCTCAGCCTCaggtgatgaaaatgaaaaaaacaaatctggaTCTTCTCCTATGCCCTCAAAAAAAATAGACAGCCCTGGATACCATGCTGACACCAGTTCTCTGGAAGACTCTACAGGTTCTGTGTCATTCAGTCCCATCAGATCTCAGCTGCAGGCAGAAAAGGCAGAGGAAGCTGCAAAGGTTGAGGGAACTGTTTCCAAAGATGCTTCACAAGAGAAGCAGGAACCACTGCAGGAGAATAAGCTAAGCAAAACCGTCTCCCCATCCAGTGGCTACTCCAGCCAAGATGCCACATCAGCACGGCTTTCTAAACCTCCTCACAGCTCATCTCCAAGGCACAAGAGAGGCCTCTTAGCAAAGCTTCAAAGGTTTTTCCCTGGGTCCACTCCTCCTGCTTCACCTCAACCCCCTCCCGCACAGCCTGaggctgctgaaaacacaaaatctaCAGTGGATCTCAAACCTGACACCCCAGTCGATAGACTTGATACTGCCAGTGTCAGCCCTTCTGTAAGGGCCTTGAGAAAACTCTTCGACATCCCCCCGCCACCTACAATTCAtgctcctccaccacctcctccggAGGTATGGTCTCAAAGCAAGCATAGCATTGAGTTGCTACTGGGACCCCCGGCACCTGGTAAGACTTATGCCATCATAAAGAAGAATCCAAAGGATAGGAGACAACAGAGGAACTCTCCTTCTGCATCTCCAGATGGCTCCGCAAAGAGCTTGGtggtagaaagaaaacacaagaaccAGACTATAACAGCAGAGTCCGTTAATGGATCACTTCATGTGCTGGAGTCAAAGAAAGTTCAAGAAAGTGGTATTTTGAATGCAGAGAttcacaaagagaaaaatgagagaCTGGCTGAGCAGCATGTTGATGTGAAGGGAAATAGAAAAGTGATAGAAAAAGATGGGAAAGTAAGAGCAAGTGACTTATTAAGCGGGATGTTGGTGAAGGCCGCAGAGAGACGCGAAGGAAGGTTGGCAACAGTGAGGGAAGAAGAAGCCAAAAAGACGTCCACGCAAACTACAGAGGTGGACACAGTACCTGCCATTTCATTAGCACACattcctccacctccatcttcTCTGGTGCACAATCCTCTCCAACCCAAGTTGGCTGTTGTATCCCCTGAGTCATCCTGgcccccaccacccccaccaATGGGCCTCGATGGGCATGATGAGATTGATTTCCCTCTTCCGCCTCCACCTATGTTTGGTGAGGAGGGGTTGATTATACCTGTTGAGGTGCCACCAGAGAGGTTCACTCCTGATGGTCACTCCTCTTCTACAACTACGTCCGTTTTATCAGTGGTGAAAACAGAATGTGTTAGAGTGACTACGGAGGCTGAACCACAGAAGCCCAGTACATCCCAAGGGGTCGTACAACAACCCCTGACTATCCCACCTCCCCCACCTtattcagctcctcctccaccacttgAAGCAGTCTTCTCCAATAACATTACAAGGgtctctcctccaccacctcttccaccacctAAGGAATTCGCTCTGCCACCTCCTAAAGAGGTTCCTCCACGGCCACCGAAAGAAGTCTCTCTTCCACAACCTAAATTGGTTTCTCCATCTCCCCCGAAAGAGGtctctccaccaccaccaccgccaccacctaAAGAGGTTtctcccccaccaccacctaAAGAAGTCtctcccccaccaccacctaAAGAGGTTtctcccccaccaccacctaAAGAAGTCtctcccccaccaccacctaAAGAAGTCtctcccccaccaccacctaAAGAAGTCtctcccccaccaccacctaAGGAAGTCTCTCCACCGCCACCTATAGAGGTTTATGTCCCACCAACTATAGAATTATCTCCTCCGCTACCTAAAGAAGTTACTCCACTACCACCTATAGAGTTTTCCCTAACACCGCCACCAAAAGAAATCCCTCCTTCGCCACCTAGAGAGGTTtctcccccaccaccacctaAAGAAGTCTCTCCTCCACCAACTATAAAGGTTTCTCCTGAGAGGCCCAGTgatccctctcctcctcagattCCAGAAGACCCCCCTCTACTTGTTAAAGACTTCTCCTCCACCCTGGTTACTGTGGTATCCCCTTCACCAGTTGAAGAGGTCTCCACTCTGTCAACTGAAGAGgtttctcctccatcttctcaaGAGAATGCCCATCAATCTTCTGAAGAGGAAACACCTGTTAGCGAGCTTGCTCCACCTCAGAGTATTCCATCTCCACCACCTCTGCAATCACAACTCCAGTCATCAGAGCAGGACATTGTTCTTCTAGAGGAGAATGTCCCATCTCACAGTATTCTCACTCCCCCTAATAGTATTCCACCACCGCCTCCCGTACAACTGGAAATTATACCCCCGACCACTGTTGGTCCATCGACTCAGGAGGCCTCCCATTCACCACCACCTGAAGTCTCAAACCCTCCACCTACAGAAAACTCTCTTACAACAGAAACATCACCTGTAAACACTCCACCTTTACCTGTGGAGGGTCTTGCCAGCATATCAGAGCAACAGCCTAGTCCTGCAAGCACAGAAAACCAAACCCCAGAGCAGACCTCTGCCCCTGTTGCACAGGAGGAACCAACTCGTGGTGTCACTCCCTCCCTTCTGGAGACGGTCAAGTTGCGGTCCGTTAACAGCAGCCCTGAGCCCCCTACAGCTCAGGAGCAACCACAGGCTGAGGTCACGATGAGGAATGAGCAGCCCAGCAATCAGGTCCCAACCTCATCGGCCAGTAGTGAGGCTCCTCAGAAGCCCATCAGAAGGTCTTTGATCATCACCTCTTCCCCACCCACTTCTCCACCTGCCATAGTTATTTCACAACCAGCTTTCCCAAAGTCCCAGTCTCTTGTAGTTCCACCTGTGTCTGCATCCACAGTCCTCTCTCCTACGAAAAAGTCTCCTCCGGCCATGACTGCCTCTCGTTCCATGAACCTACAGGAGGCCATCCGCCTGAGGACAGCCGCCAGATCACAAGCCAGCCCTGGATCTCGCCTCAGCTTGCACTCACCCACATCACCAAAAGACCCCCTTAAGTCCCCCACCAGCACAGCAAGCTTTATCTTCTCCAAGACCAACAAGAGGATGGTGATTGACGCAAAGCCAGCTCCGGAAGCCAAGGCAACCATACAGAAGAACCTGGAGGTTTCCTCTGTTACAAAGGAGGTGGGCGAAGCAGAGAAAGGAGTCAAGGTGCCACCACCTGttgcaaaaaaacccaaaacgaAAGGAAAAGAGATTGAGACCGATGAAGTGACGGAGCAAACTGCAGGACAGGAAGCACTTCAAGAGAATATCATAG
- the LOC141010019 gene encoding uncharacterized protein isoform X1 has translation MSNRDSLGVGDILPQDVVDIFAQEKHTKRGRKKRSHSLGRALGWLKGKKRKDLDAKGQRLGLGPALDLALDGHPAGPQGGHKGGQKSGRQAHPQGNGHAAPRRDDDDKTPAPPLFQENVFIEASRPRYLENLHTEALEGLKMMQQEETNNAVEYLDNESTISSMTIHTDGDGGGFMTDSTIADSTSVVSVQSSVSSRSSRSGLTRQGSTFRPLNSGKKSKTRRKHRKTVAGIPQHVQRELGLDRGGWTVAHRLDEEQHYNGESDESPTTDGPQHAAKSQQGANSNLQDMDVIQPLNKEQLEQLGATHAGHRDDLALLHCLGPDLSGEQRPRSLAVPWLTSANSLQQEPPSPVMSMSPQAMYMSKIIPNAVLPPSIDVVEISRGRSRNSVRTVSKSSLLLSSPSSSRASSRASHTRDNSSRASSRASTITSASRYKPPNMSDSSCWSNSESSETLVSDSSTISSSSTPRQKRSQDGDGSAKEDKVSVHSSKASNCTSNGNLMNKGGEMKKDGQFARSLSVIKSKKAPPPPNRSYSLHNKMKRRSRDLAEVRVTSGESALHTISASGDENEKNKSGSSPMPSKKIDSPGYHADTSSLEDSTGSVSFSPIRSQLQAEKAEEAAKVEGTVSKDASQEKQEPLQENKLSKTVSPSSGYSSQDATSARLSKPPHSSSPRHKRGLLAKLQRFFPGSTPPASPQPPPAQPEAAENTKSTVDLKPDTPVDRLDTASVSPSVRALRKLFDIPPPPTIHAPPPPPPEVWSQSKHSIELLLGPPAPGKTYAIIKKNPKDRRQQRNSPSASPDGSAKSLVVERKHKNQTITAESVNGSLHVLESKKVQESGILNAEIHKEKNERLAEQHVDVKGNRKVIEKDGKVRASDLLSGMLVKAAERREGRLATVREEEAKKTSTQTTEVDTVPAISLAHIPPPPSSLVHNPLQPKLAVVSPESSWPPPPPPMGLDGHDEIDFPLPPPPMFGEEGLIIPVEVPPERFTPDGHSSSTTTSVLSVVKTECVRVTTEAEPQKPSTSQGVVQQPLTIPPPPPYSAPPPPLEAVFSNNITRVSPPPPLPPPKEFALPPPKEVPPRPPKEVSLPQPKLVSPSPPKEVSPPPPPPPPKEVSPPPPPKEVSPPPPPKEVSPPPPPKEVSPPPPPKEVSPPPPPKEVSPPPPPKEVSPPPPIEVYVPPTIELSPPLPKEVTPLPPIEFSLTPPPKEIPPSPPREVSPPPPPKEVSPPPTIKVSPERPSDPSPPQIPEDPPLLVKDFSSTLVTVVSPSPVEEVSTLSTEEVSPPSSQENAHQSSEEETPVSELAPPQSIPSPPPLQSQLQSSEQDIVLLEENVPSHSILTPPNSIPPPPPVQLEIIPPTTVGPSTQEASHSPPPEVSNPPPTENSLTTETSPVNTPPLPVEGLASISEQQPSPASTENQTPEQTSAPVAQEEPTRGVTPSLLETVKLRSVNSSPEPPTAQEQPQAEVTMRNEQPSNQVPTSSASSEAPQKPIRRSLIITSSPPTSPPAIVISQPAFPKSQSLVVPPVSASTVLSPTKKSPPAMTASRSMNLQEAIRLRTAARSQASPGSRLSLHSPTSPKDPLKSPTSTASFIFSKTNKRMVIDAKPAPEAKATIQKNLEVSSVTKEVGEAEKGVKVPPPVAKKPKTKGKEIETDEVTEQTAGQEALQENIIDAAEKTNGTAGTVEGGMPSA, from the exons ATGTCTAACCGTGACTCGCTGGGGGTTGGAGACATTCTTCCCCAGGATGTGGTTGATATTTTTGCCCAGGAGAAGCATACCAAAAGGGGCCGTAAGAAGCGCAGTCACTCCCTGGGCCGGGCTTTGGGCTGGCTGAAGGGCAAGAAGAGAAAGGATCTGGACGCTAAGGGGCAGAGACTGGGTCTCGGCCCTGCACTCGACTTGGCTCTGGATGGACACCCTGCTGGGCCTCAGGGTGGACACAAAGGAGGACAGAAGTCAGGAAGGCAGGCTCATCCACAAGGTAACGGTCATG CTGCCCCAAGGCGAGACGACGATGACAAGACCCCGGCACCCCCCTTGTTCCAGGAGAACGTGTTCATTGAGGCCAGCAGGCCGAGGTACCTGGAGAACCTTCACACTGAGGCCCTGGAGGGGttaaaaatgatgcagcagGAAG AAACCAATAATGCAGTGGAGTACCTGGATAATGAAAGCACAATT TCATCAATGACGATCCACACAGACGGGGATGGTGGAGGGTTTATGACCGACAGCACCATTGCTGACTCAACTTCAGTCGTCTCTGTGCAGTCATCCGTGTCCTCAAGATCTTCCCGCTCTGGACTCACCAGGCAAG GATCAACATTCAGGCCCTTGAACTCTGGGAAAAAGTCCAAGACaaggagaaaacacaggaaGACTGTTGCGGGGATCCCACAGCATGTTCAGAGAGAACTGG GCCTGGACAGAGGGGGTTGGACAGTGGCTCACAGGTTAGATGAGGAGCAGCATTATAATGGTGAATCTGACGAAAGCCCAACGACTGATGGGCCACAGCATGCAGCAAAGTCACAACAAGGAGCCAATTCCAACCTTCAAGACATGGATGTCATCCAGCCCCTCAACAAAGAGCAACTAGAGCAGCTCGGTGCCACCCATGCTGGTCATAGGGATGACCTGGCCCTGCTGCACTGCTTGGGCCCTGACTTGTCAGGCGAGCAGAGGCCTCGGTCCCTGGCCGTTCCCTGGTTGACCTCTGCCAACAGCCTCCAGCAGGAGCCGCCCAGCCCTGTCATGTCCATGTCACCCCAGGCTATGTACATGTCCAAAATCATCCCCAATGCTGTGTTGCCACCCTCCATCGACGTGGTGGAGATCAGCCGTGGACGGAGTCGCAACAGCGTCCGCACCGTCAGCAAGAGCAGCCTGTTGCTGTCCAGCCCATCCTCCTCCCGTGCTTCCTCTCGAGCCTCTCATACCAGAGACAATTCCTCCAGGGCCTCCTCCAGagcctccaccatcacctccgcCTCTCGCTACAAGCCTCCCAATATGTCTGACAGCTCTTGTTGGAGCAACTCTGAGTCCTCAGAGACCTTGGTATCTGACTCCTCAAccatctccagcagcagcaccccCAGACAGAAGAGGTCCCAGGATGGAGATGGCTCGGCTAAAGAGGACAAAGTCAGCGTTCACTCCTCCAAGGCTTCAAATTGCACCTCCAATGGCAATCTCATGAATAAGGGAGGCGAGATGAAAAAAGATGGACAGTTTGCACGTAGCCTCTCTGTCATAAAGTCTAAGaaggctcctcctcctccaaaccGATCCTATTCCCTTCACAATAAGATGAAGCGACGGTCACGTGATCTGGCAGAGGTGAGGGTCACTTCAGGGGAATCTGCTCTCCATACCATCTCAGCCTCaggtgatgaaaatgaaaaaaacaaatctggaTCTTCTCCTATGCCCTCAAAAAAAATAGACAGCCCTGGATACCATGCTGACACCAGTTCTCTGGAAGACTCTACAGGTTCTGTGTCATTCAGTCCCATCAGATCTCAGCTGCAGGCAGAAAAGGCAGAGGAAGCTGCAAAGGTTGAGGGAACTGTTTCCAAAGATGCTTCACAAGAGAAGCAGGAACCACTGCAGGAGAATAAGCTAAGCAAAACCGTCTCCCCATCCAGTGGCTACTCCAGCCAAGATGCCACATCAGCACGGCTTTCTAAACCTCCTCACAGCTCATCTCCAAGGCACAAGAGAGGCCTCTTAGCAAAGCTTCAAAGGTTTTTCCCTGGGTCCACTCCTCCTGCTTCACCTCAACCCCCTCCCGCACAGCCTGaggctgctgaaaacacaaaatctaCAGTGGATCTCAAACCTGACACCCCAGTCGATAGACTTGATACTGCCAGTGTCAGCCCTTCTGTAAGGGCCTTGAGAAAACTCTTCGACATCCCCCCGCCACCTACAATTCAtgctcctccaccacctcctccggAGGTATGGTCTCAAAGCAAGCATAGCATTGAGTTGCTACTGGGACCCCCGGCACCTGGTAAGACTTATGCCATCATAAAGAAGAATCCAAAGGATAGGAGACAACAGAGGAACTCTCCTTCTGCATCTCCAGATGGCTCCGCAAAGAGCTTGGtggtagaaagaaaacacaagaaccAGACTATAACAGCAGAGTCCGTTAATGGATCACTTCATGTGCTGGAGTCAAAGAAAGTTCAAGAAAGTGGTATTTTGAATGCAGAGAttcacaaagagaaaaatgagagaCTGGCTGAGCAGCATGTTGATGTGAAGGGAAATAGAAAAGTGATAGAAAAAGATGGGAAAGTAAGAGCAAGTGACTTATTAAGCGGGATGTTGGTGAAGGCCGCAGAGAGACGCGAAGGAAGGTTGGCAACAGTGAGGGAAGAAGAAGCCAAAAAGACGTCCACGCAAACTACAGAGGTGGACACAGTACCTGCCATTTCATTAGCACACattcctccacctccatcttcTCTGGTGCACAATCCTCTCCAACCCAAGTTGGCTGTTGTATCCCCTGAGTCATCCTGgcccccaccacccccaccaATGGGCCTCGATGGGCATGATGAGATTGATTTCCCTCTTCCGCCTCCACCTATGTTTGGTGAGGAGGGGTTGATTATACCTGTTGAGGTGCCACCAGAGAGGTTCACTCCTGATGGTCACTCCTCTTCTACAACTACGTCCGTTTTATCAGTGGTGAAAACAGAATGTGTTAGAGTGACTACGGAGGCTGAACCACAGAAGCCCAGTACATCCCAAGGGGTCGTACAACAACCCCTGACTATCCCACCTCCCCCACCTtattcagctcctcctccaccacttgAAGCAGTCTTCTCCAATAACATTACAAGGgtctctcctccaccacctcttccaccacctAAGGAATTCGCTCTGCCACCTCCTAAAGAGGTTCCTCCACGGCCACCGAAAGAAGTCTCTCTTCCACAACCTAAATTGGTTTCTCCATCTCCCCCGAAAGAGGtctctccaccaccaccaccgccaccacctaAAGAGGTTtctcccccaccaccacctaAAGAAGTCtctcccccaccaccacctaAAGAGGTTtctcccccaccaccacctaAAGAAGTCtctcccccaccaccacctaAAGAAGTCtctcccccaccaccacctaAAGAAGTCtctcccccaccaccacctaAGGAAGTCTCTCCACCGCCACCTATAGAGGTTTATGTCCCACCAACTATAGAATTATCTCCTCCGCTACCTAAAGAAGTTACTCCACTACCACCTATAGAGTTTTCCCTAACACCGCCACCAAAAGAAATCCCTCCTTCGCCACCTAGAGAGGTTtctcccccaccaccacctaAAGAAGTCTCTCCTCCACCAACTATAAAGGTTTCTCCTGAGAGGCCCAGTgatccctctcctcctcagattCCAGAAGACCCCCCTCTACTTGTTAAAGACTTCTCCTCCACCCTGGTTACTGTGGTATCCCCTTCACCAGTTGAAGAGGTCTCCACTCTGTCAACTGAAGAGgtttctcctccatcttctcaaGAGAATGCCCATCAATCTTCTGAAGAGGAAACACCTGTTAGCGAGCTTGCTCCACCTCAGAGTATTCCATCTCCACCACCTCTGCAATCACAACTCCAGTCATCAGAGCAGGACATTGTTCTTCTAGAGGAGAATGTCCCATCTCACAGTATTCTCACTCCCCCTAATAGTATTCCACCACCGCCTCCCGTACAACTGGAAATTATACCCCCGACCACTGTTGGTCCATCGACTCAGGAGGCCTCCCATTCACCACCACCTGAAGTCTCAAACCCTCCACCTACAGAAAACTCTCTTACAACAGAAACATCACCTGTAAACACTCCACCTTTACCTGTGGAGGGTCTTGCCAGCATATCAGAGCAACAGCCTAGTCCTGCAAGCACAGAAAACCAAACCCCAGAGCAGACCTCTGCCCCTGTTGCACAGGAGGAACCAACTCGTGGTGTCACTCCCTCCCTTCTGGAGACGGTCAAGTTGCGGTCCGTTAACAGCAGCCCTGAGCCCCCTACAGCTCAGGAGCAACCACAGGCTGAGGTCACGATGAGGAATGAGCAGCCCAGCAATCAGGTCCCAACCTCATCGGCCAGTAGTGAGGCTCCTCAGAAGCCCATCAGAAGGTCTTTGATCATCACCTCTTCCCCACCCACTTCTCCACCTGCCATAGTTATTTCACAACCAGCTTTCCCAAAGTCCCAGTCTCTTGTAGTTCCACCTGTGTCTGCATCCACAGTCCTCTCTCCTACGAAAAAGTCTCCTCCGGCCATGACTGCCTCTCGTTCCATGAACCTACAGGAGGCCATCCGCCTGAGGACAGCCGCCAGATCACAAGCCAGCCCTGGATCTCGCCTCAGCTTGCACTCACCCACATCACCAAAAGACCCCCTTAAGTCCCCCACCAGCACAGCAAGCTTTATCTTCTCCAAGACCAACAAGAGGATGGTGATTGACGCAAAGCCAGCTCCGGAAGCCAAGGCAACCATACAGAAGAACCTGGAGGTTTCCTCTGTTACAAAGGAGGTGGGCGAAGCAGAGAAAGGAGTCAAGGTGCCACCACCTGttgcaaaaaaacccaaaacgaAAGGAAAAGAGATTGAGACCGATGAAGTGACGGAGCAAACTGCAGGACAGGAAGCACTTCAAGAGAATATCATAG